A window of Ananas comosus cultivar F153 linkage group 4, ASM154086v1, whole genome shotgun sequence contains these coding sequences:
- the LOC109709400 gene encoding NAC transcription factor 29-like, with protein MESTDSSSGSQQQLQQPQLPPGFRFHPTDEELVVHYLKRKATSSPLPVTIIAEVDLYKFDPWELPGKATYGEQEWYFFSPRDRKYPNGARPNRAATSGYWKATGTDKPILTTGGTRQKVGVKKALVFYGGKPPKGIKTNWIMHEYRLADSSPSSSASTTSFRPPNNNNNNNNNNNNNKTSLRLDDWVLCRIYKKNKSSNYSNGNNGNIFNTQRSAAGEEAEDSFDEMVTPQLQLNPIRHPALLQRAPTNFMALLDNDGNFFEGLLTTTDKEGHVANSTNPMNNYDQLENAGPSLLPKCSLASPFWTEAGTIAALLPPKQFHGCSTGNIGVSHSSSSNSNGGHPVATTTVLSQQIPHREPYPRQTTILGSVGDATSSALFRPPCQLSGVNWGS; from the exons ATGGAGAGTACGGATTCGTCCTCTGGCTcacagcagcagctgcagcagccaCAGCTCCCACCGGGCTTCCGCTTCCACCCGACTGACGAGGAGCTTGTTGTTCACTACCTCAAAAGGAAGGccacctcctctcctctccctgtcACCATCATTGCCGAAGTCGACCTCTACAAGTTCGACCCCTGGGAGCTCCCTG GCAAGGCGACCTATGGGGAGCAAGAGTGGTACTTCTTTAGCCCGCGTGACCGCAAGTACCCAAATGGCGCACGGCCAAATCGGGCAGCAACCTCAGGCTACTGGAAGGCAACAGGGACGGACAAGCCCATCCTGACAACTGGAGGAACCCGACAGAAGGTTGGGGTGAAGAAGGCTCTCGTCTTCTACGGCGGCAAACCCCCCAAAGGAATCAAGACCAACTGGATCATGCATGAGTACCGCCTCGCCGACAGCAGCCCTAGTAGCAGCGCTTCTACAACTAGTTTCAGGCCacccaacaacaacaacaacaacaacaacaacaacaacaacaacaagaccTCTCTCAGG CTAGATGATTGGGTGCTTTGCCGGATATACAAGAAGAACAAGAGCAGTAACTACAGCAACGGCAACAATGGGAATATATTTAACACGCAGAGATCTGCTGCAGGCGAGGAAGCAGAAGATTCCTTCGACGAGATGGTCACTCCACAGCTGCAGCTGAACCCAATCAGGCACCCTGCACTGTTGCAGAGAGCTCCGACCAACTTCATGGCGCTGCTCGACAACGACGGCAACTTCTTCGAGGGACTTCTCACCACTACTGATAAGGAAGGCCACGTCGCCAATAGTACTAATCCCATGAATAATTATGATCAATTGGAAAATGCGGGCCCATCACTCCTACCTAAATGCTCGCTAGCATCCCCATTCTGGACTGAAGCAGGGACCATCGCTGCGCTGCTGCCGCCAAAGCAGTTCCACGGTTGCAGTACAGGCAACATCGGCGTCAGTCACTctagcagcagcaacagcaacgGGGGCCACCCTGTTGCCACGACAACAGTGCTGAGTCAGCAGATCCCTCATAGGGAACCCTACCCGCGCCAAACCACTATCTTAGGATCTGTAGGAGATGCTACTAGCAGTGCACTGTTTCGGCCGCCCTGCCAGCTCTCTGGTGTGAACTGGGGCTCCTAG